In a single window of the Bacteroidota bacterium genome:
- the recO gene encoding DNA repair protein RecO — MLHKTRGIVFSYTEYRETSLIVKIYTELFGIQSYIVNGVRKKNAKLNVGWFQPLTLVELVVYHKERHGLQRISEIRPMPPLRDIPFDVIKSTITLFLNEVLCKAIKEEEENQLLFEFLFNTIQLFDVQQPVSKDFHLLFLIRLTRYLGFYPIQNYNADQTCFNLIDGKFQSEIPLHPYYLNEKSATHFSNLIFQSADLSGNLNINSEDKKILLENILEYYRLHVAGFFGVKSHKVLEQVFE; from the coding sequence ATGCTTCACAAGACCCGGGGGATAGTTTTTTCATATACAGAATATCGCGAAACGAGTCTGATCGTAAAAATTTATACTGAACTCTTCGGGATTCAATCTTATATTGTAAACGGTGTCAGAAAAAAAAATGCAAAATTAAATGTTGGCTGGTTTCAACCTTTGACTCTTGTTGAACTTGTTGTCTATCATAAAGAACGCCATGGCTTGCAACGCATTTCGGAAATTCGTCCGATGCCGCCATTGCGCGATATTCCTTTTGATGTTATTAAAAGCACGATCACATTATTTCTGAATGAAGTTTTATGCAAAGCAATTAAGGAAGAAGAAGAGAATCAGCTGCTGTTCGAATTTTTATTCAACACCATTCAACTTTTCGATGTTCAGCAACCTGTTTCAAAAGATTTTCACTTACTCTTTCTCATTCGATTGACACGCTATCTTGGATTTTATCCTATTCAAAATTACAATGCAGACCAGACATGCTTTAACCTGATCGATGGAAAATTTCAGTCTGAAATTCCTTTGCATCCATATTATTTAAATGAGAAATCTGCGACTCATTTTTCAAACCTTATCTTTCAATCTGCCGACCTTTCAGGAAATCTGAATATTAATTCGGAAGACAAAAAAATTCTGCTGGAAAATATCCTGGAATATTATCGTCTGCATGTAGCAGGATTTTTTGGAGTGAAATCGCATAAGGTGTTGGAGCAGGTTTTTGAATAA
- a CDS encoding T9SS type A sorting domain-containing protein, whose product MKKTFTHTSLTFILLFFCFTNVHAQWQQTNGPFGGVISAIESDGTHFYASCRGGGLYRSDDNGLTWPNHFFDGTFFSFTDLLADGSKLYGASNNGFAMSTDNGLTWTISSTGLTSTSNCLLKSGSSLFTGTLGDGVFISGDDGTTWTPSNTGITASNIYCFLPDGTDMYAGTEDGVFKSDDNGLTWTAASTGLPTGSTVKSISAVSGTIFIGVDSYGVYQSDDNGANWNITGTGIPPSAYYYTTMFSKGTDVYVGIYGLGIYKSADNGATWNAAISGISNLYAICSAALGSDLYVGTEAGFFSSIDDGANWDLKVEGMKASYITSLNYNGSVIIATSNGGGLFTSSNSGLDWITANNGFAEFEQQVILSVGTRIFCGTATNGIYISDDDGQTWTISSTGLSSSSIYSMTAKGGLIFAGSLGNGVYVSADNGATWTPTNNGLLSANISSLVSEGSNLYAGTFGDGVFLSTDDGANWNAVNTNLPEPTVYSLTAIGNEVYAGTNAGVYMTNDAGVNWTLMDNGLSSMVLSVSNDGTNLFACPNGGGVFISTDYGASWTEFNNGLENNPYVYGALNISGMLYIGTGGAGIWSRPFSELTNISVANYDKSLQIFPNPTSGKINFTLENNSSIEKVVLSDISGKVLLELKPQIFSGRIFEIDGTKFSKGIYFLNVYSTNRIDSRKVIIE is encoded by the coding sequence ATGAAAAAAACATTTACACACACATCTCTGACTTTCATTTTACTGTTCTTCTGCTTCACCAATGTTCATGCACAATGGCAACAAACCAATGGCCCATTCGGTGGTGTTATTTCTGCAATTGAATCCGATGGTACACACTTTTACGCTTCCTGCAGAGGCGGAGGTTTATACCGTTCCGATGACAATGGTCTTACCTGGCCTAATCACTTTTTTGATGGCACCTTCTTTTCATTCACCGATCTTTTGGCTGATGGATCAAAACTTTATGGCGCCAGTAACAACGGTTTTGCGATGTCAACCGATAATGGCTTGACCTGGACAATCAGCAGTACCGGCCTTACATCAACTTCGAATTGTTTACTTAAAAGCGGCTCAAGTTTATTTACAGGAACACTTGGCGATGGAGTATTCATTTCAGGTGATGATGGCACAACATGGACACCTTCAAATACCGGAATTACTGCAAGTAATATTTATTGTTTTCTACCCGACGGAACAGATATGTACGCAGGTACTGAAGATGGTGTATTTAAATCCGATGACAATGGACTCACGTGGACTGCTGCAAGTACCGGACTTCCTACTGGCAGTACTGTAAAAAGTATTTCTGCTGTAAGTGGTACAATATTTATCGGAGTCGACAGCTATGGAGTTTACCAATCAGATGACAATGGCGCAAACTGGAACATTACCGGAACAGGAATACCACCATCAGCATATTATTATACAACTATGTTTTCAAAAGGAACCGATGTATACGTTGGAATTTATGGATTAGGAATTTATAAATCTGCCGACAATGGTGCAACATGGAATGCTGCAATTTCAGGAATTTCAAATTTGTATGCTATTTGTTCTGCTGCATTGGGAAGCGACTTATATGTAGGTACAGAAGCAGGATTTTTCTCATCGATAGACGATGGAGCAAATTGGGATCTTAAAGTTGAAGGTATGAAAGCAAGTTATATCACTTCTCTTAATTATAATGGTTCAGTAATCATTGCAACTTCTAATGGTGGTGGATTGTTTACTTCTTCAAACAGCGGACTAGATTGGATTACTGCCAATAATGGTTTTGCAGAATTTGAGCAACAGGTAATTTTGAGTGTTGGAACAAGAATCTTTTGTGGAACAGCAACAAACGGTATTTATATTTCTGATGATGACGGACAAACCTGGACTATTTCTTCAACCGGATTATCCAGTTCAAGTATATACTCAATGACTGCCAAAGGTGGTCTTATCTTCGCAGGTTCTTTAGGAAATGGTGTGTATGTTTCTGCAGACAATGGAGCAACCTGGACCCCAACAAACAATGGACTTCTTTCTGCAAACATTTCTTCACTGGTATCGGAAGGATCCAATCTTTATGCAGGAACATTTGGTGATGGAGTATTTCTTTCTACTGATGATGGTGCCAACTGGAATGCCGTTAATACAAATCTTCCTGAGCCTACAGTTTATAGTTTAACTGCAATCGGCAATGAAGTGTATGCCGGAACAAATGCAGGAGTGTACATGACAAACGATGCTGGAGTAAACTGGACACTCATGGACAATGGACTTTCATCAATGGTACTTAGTGTTTCTAACGATGGAACGAATTTGTTCGCATGTCCTAACGGTGGTGGAGTTTTCATTTCAACTGATTATGGAGCAAGCTGGACAGAATTCAATAATGGCCTTGAAAATAACCCTTATGTTTATGGAGCACTTAACATATCCGGTATGCTTTACATCGGTACGGGCGGAGCAGGAATCTGGTCGAGACCATTTAGTGAATTGACTAATATTTCAGTTGCAAATTATGACAAGTCGCTGCAGATCTTTCCAAATCCAACATCCGGAAAAATCAACTTTACATTAGAAAACAATTCCAGTATTGAGAAAGTTGTCCTTTCTGACATCTCAGGGAAAGTTCTACTTGAATTAAAACCACAAATTTTCAGTGGAAGGATTTTCGAAATTGACGGAACTAAATTTAGTAAAGGAATTTATTTTCTGAATGTTTATTCAACTAACAGAATAGATTCCCGAAAAGTAATTATTGAATAA
- a CDS encoding fatty acid desaturase, translated as MAFIDEILEKPSYGWTDDKGNFYKPSPKELIREFFKRTNVFKNKKNWLAFTSWVSILILFPFFLLFIFKFFTWKLLIATFIYSMIIMGTHGTIWYHRYCTHGAYTFRNRFWRILTQNFVLKIIPEEIYVVSHHVHHAKSDTPGDPYNAYGGFLYCFLADVNHQLINRNLTEAEYEKASGLMERVGIYRNTYKQYQKWGSIANPFNTAFFILLNWTFWFSIFYLIGGIPLAVALFGGAFFWAVGVRTFNYEGHGKGKDKREEGMDFNRNDMSINQYWPGIVAGEWHNNHHLYPSSARAGFLKYQIDFAWYYIYTLYKIGGIKSYHDSKKQFDEQYYAPYIQKTVQGKHEVQETSKV; from the coding sequence ATGGCATTTATAGACGAAATTCTCGAGAAACCAAGCTATGGCTGGACCGACGATAAAGGAAATTTTTACAAACCTTCTCCGAAAGAACTGATTAGAGAATTTTTCAAAAGGACGAATGTATTCAAGAATAAAAAGAACTGGCTTGCCTTTACATCATGGGTGTCAATCCTGATCCTGTTTCCATTTTTCCTTCTTTTCATCTTTAAATTCTTTACCTGGAAACTTCTGATCGCTACATTTATCTATAGTATGATCATCATGGGAACTCACGGCACGATCTGGTATCACCGTTACTGTACTCATGGAGCTTATACTTTCCGCAATCGCTTCTGGAGAATTCTCACACAGAATTTTGTATTGAAAATAATTCCGGAAGAAATATATGTTGTCTCGCATCATGTTCACCATGCAAAATCTGATACTCCCGGTGATCCATATAATGCATACGGTGGATTTCTGTATTGCTTTCTTGCAGACGTAAATCATCAACTGATCAATAGAAATTTAACTGAAGCAGAATATGAAAAAGCTTCAGGATTGATGGAACGTGTGGGTATTTACCGAAACACATACAAGCAATACCAGAAATGGGGATCAATTGCAAATCCATTTAATACAGCTTTCTTTATCTTACTTAACTGGACATTCTGGTTTTCGATTTTCTATCTGATTGGTGGAATTCCTCTGGCTGTAGCATTATTTGGCGGAGCATTCTTCTGGGCAGTTGGTGTTCGTACTTTCAACTATGAAGGACATGGAAAAGGAAAAGATAAAAGAGAAGAAGGAATGGACTTCAACAGAAATGATATGTCTATCAATCAATACTGGCCGGGAATTGTTGCCGGCGAATGGCATAATAATCATCACCTCTACCCTTCAAGTGCACGCGCAGGATTTCTGAAATATCAAATTGATTTTGCATGGTATTATATTTATACGCTTTATAAAATTGGCGGAATCAAATCTTATCATGATTCTAAAAAACAATTTGACGAACAGTATTATGCGCCTTATATTCAAAAAACTGTTCAAGGCAAACATGAAGTTCAGGAAACTTCAAAAGTCTGA
- a CDS encoding flippase-like domain-containing protein yields MQTETKQLLKAFRPGRIFIPVILGLGAATYLLLRNFDKQAFDNIQWTWNSTFWIFMALVMMVIRDGAYMVRIRALTDDQLKWRNAFNVIMLWEFASALAPGMLGGGFVFAIFILNREKINMGKSITAIMLSSFQDGVFLAIMAPLVYYTIGKDQLFSTIDVNAINPVKFGSGFFYSFWAVYYIILAYKIFVAYALFVNPRFVKWLLLKLFSLPLLKRWKTNALETGSQLIIASKGLKNKSRKFWVYSFAGTFVSWTARYCIVNCLILAFHNVNIDNYLIFGRQIVMGIIILFSPTPGGSGIAEFMFSDFLGEFIPHGLSASLGLLWRLVSYYPYLFIGAIILPRWIRKTAF; encoded by the coding sequence TCCTTGGTTTGGGAGCAGCGACCTATTTGTTGCTTCGCAATTTCGATAAACAGGCATTTGATAATATTCAATGGACATGGAATTCCACATTCTGGATTTTCATGGCATTGGTCATGATGGTTATTCGCGATGGAGCATACATGGTCCGGATCCGTGCATTGACCGATGATCAGTTGAAATGGCGAAATGCATTCAACGTTATCATGCTTTGGGAATTTGCTTCGGCATTAGCGCCCGGAATGTTAGGCGGAGGTTTTGTTTTTGCGATCTTTATTTTGAATCGCGAGAAAATAAATATGGGAAAAAGTATAACAGCAATTATGCTTTCTTCTTTTCAGGATGGTGTTTTTCTGGCCATCATGGCTCCATTGGTCTATTATACAATTGGGAAGGACCAGCTATTTTCAACCATTGATGTAAATGCGATTAATCCGGTAAAATTCGGAAGTGGATTTTTCTATTCGTTCTGGGCTGTATATTATATCATTCTTGCTTATAAGATCTTTGTTGCCTATGCACTCTTCGTAAATCCAAGATTTGTAAAATGGCTTTTACTGAAATTGTTTTCACTACCACTCCTTAAACGATGGAAAACGAATGCACTTGAAACAGGATCACAATTAATTATTGCTTCGAAGGGCTTAAAAAATAAAAGCAGAAAATTCTGGGTCTATTCATTCGCGGGAACATTTGTTTCGTGGACAGCACGCTATTGTATTGTAAATTGTCTTATCCTCGCATTTCATAATGTGAATATCGATAACTATCTCATCTTCGGCCGACAGATCGTAATGGGTATTATCATTCTTTTCAGTCCAACACCGGGGGGAAGCGGAATTGCCGAATTCATGTTCTCCGATTTTCTGGGTGAATTCATCCCGCACGGACTTTCAGCATCTTTAGGATTGTTGTGGAGACTCGTCAGTTACTATCCGTATCTTTTCATTGGAGCGATTATTTTGCCAAGATGGATTCGGAAGACGGCTTTTTGA